The following are from one region of the Arachis duranensis cultivar V14167 chromosome 10, aradu.V14167.gnm2.J7QH, whole genome shotgun sequence genome:
- the LOC107471693 gene encoding B3 domain-containing transcription factor VRN1 — protein MASSRFQKNKRSRSSVIRFFKIVLRHSLEDGKLKVPKMFNMKHGRGVPNPVYLKPPDGTAWKIDWSEYDGAILFENGWKGFASYYSLDNGHVLWFVYNQTSNIEVYIFNRTCLEIDYPSLDHISDDDSIEILNEQPPRGWPRKTEKAAPKTPSASTSKMVTSSAKTKVVKGCPERNYPSKDHIDDVNMVKVENEPPRRGRGRPRKTEKAARNKPSPCTSKKVTSSAKNRVVKRCPEIGYPSKNHINNDNMVKVVNEPPRRGRGRPRKTEKAAPKKPSACTSKRFTSSANTRMVKWCPEIDYPSKDHIDDDNMVKVENEPPRRGRGRPRKKLKAAVEVSSPSTSKTLWSSVKTGDVEKGPDKQNWMLCCKNEEASQSEETGLKMPTIPSASVGPDSM, from the exons ATGGCTTCCTCTAGATTCCAAAAAAACAAGCGTTCTCGTTCCTCTGTGATCCGTTTCTTCAAAATTGTTCTCAGACATAGCCTTGAAGATGGAAAGCTT AAGGTACCAAAAATGTTCAACATGAAACATGGTCGCGGTGTTCCAAATCCAGTGTATCTGAAGCCTCCAGATGGCACTGCATGGAAGATAGATTGGTCTGAGTATGATGGTGCCATTCTATTTGAAAATGGTTGGAAAGGATTTGCTTCGTATTACTCTCTGGATAATGGCCATGTGCTGTGGTTTGTGTACAATCAAACTTCTAACATTGAAGTATACATTTTTAACAGGACTTGCCTTGAAATAGACTATCCTTCCTTGGATCACATCAGCGATGACGATTCGATTGAGATCTTGAATGAACAGCCCCCACGAGGCTGGCCGAGGAAAACAGAGAAAGCAGCACCAAAGACACCATCTGCTTCTACAAGCAAAATGGTCACAAGTTCTGCCAAAACTAAAGTAGTGAAAGGGTGCCCTGAAAGAAACTATCCTTCCAAGGACCACATTGATGATGTCAACATGGTTAAGGTTGAGAATGAACCGCCACGAAGAGGCAGAGGCCGGCCGAGGAAAACAGAGAAAGCAGCACGAAACAAACCATCTCCTTGTACAAGCAAAAAGGTCACAAGTTCTGCCAAGAATAGAGTAGTGAAACGGTGCCCTGAAATAGGCTATCCTTCCAAGAACCACATTAACAATGACAACATGGTTAAGGTTGTGAATGAACCGCCACGAAGGGGCCGAGGCCGGCCgagaaaaacagagaaagcaGCACCAAAGAAACCATCTGCTTGTACAAGTAAAAGGTTCACAAGTTCTGCCAATACTAGAATGGTGAAATGGTGCCCTGAGATAGACTATCCTTCCAAGGACCACATTGATGATGACAACATGGTTAAGGTTGAGAATGAACCGCCACGAAGAGGCCGAGGCCGGCCGaggaaaaaattgaaagcagCAGTAGAAGTATCATCTCCTTCTACAAGTAAAACATTGTGGAGTTCTGTCAAAACTGGAGATGTAGAGAAGGGCCCTGATAAACAAAACTGGATGCTGTGTTGCAAGAATGAAGAAGCTAGTCAATCTGAAGAGACAGGTCTTAAGATGCCAACAATTCCAAGTGCCAGTGTTGGTCCTGATAGTATGTAA